The Kryptolebias marmoratus isolate JLee-2015 linkage group LG1, ASM164957v2, whole genome shotgun sequence sequence atttttagtttttttaaaaacaaacctaaatgtCCTCAACATGATTTGAACCTCAGTCTCACACATGATGACACATTGCAGTTTCCATTACACCAAGCAGGTATATTCTTTGATATAGACACCATGAGTCCTCAGAATTTTGCATCCCtgatattgtttttctgttttatcacatAATCAGTCATGTAAAGGTTTTTGATGGCAGCGAtcctttttggttttagctgcaTTTGGATTAGACGTTTACTCATCAGTGCTgccagaaataaactttatttcaccTATCTAAAACatgtaagataataactgttcatacTCTTGTCCAAAATGTATCTTAAAGAGTGTAATTTCCCTATTGTTCCGGCTGTATGTTGTTTAGTCCACActggttttgttgtttcagattTAACAGCATTAATCAGATTGGAGACAGGTCCCTGTTCGGCCTCAGGAAGCTGGAGCAGCTGATGCTTCATGGGAACAACATTTACAATCTACCCGATGGGGTGTTCAGGGACCTGGCATCACTTCAGGTACGCCGACTCACtgcagtcatttttctttttttaaagtcaaaattattttcatttaaatgcatttttttcaaggtttgactaaaactgctCCAACTCCATAACTTCTCATCATACAATGAtcttggcatgaaaggcagcaggaactatgcattcctttaatttaaCTGCTATATATTAGGTTTGTAATGTAAAATGTgtctaaaacattaaattagcTATATACATTATATTTCTACTTGAAGAATCAAAGTAACAGTTTGAAAACTGAGTCATCGTTCACActgctttcctgttttttgtacatttttgcaaTTTACCTACCTCTGAATAACCTTTcctactttttatgttttgcaagctttttgatttgttcagcttttagctactgtaggagctatttctttatttttgttaattctttaaatttagtttattaatttgtttattttctggtgaatttctaataaatattttgtttagtcTTAGTTGTTTAGAACAAAAATTTGtagtttattaatttgtttagtttatacatttatttatatgtagGCTTTAGGCAGTAAGTTAGGCACGTTGGgggtcaaatgtttttttttaccaatcaGACAATCAATCAGTGAATCAATCAATtaagaaaaagcagcaaaggaaaGCAGGAGAGAGAGGGAAGATCCAGGGAATATGTATGGCTTTGTTTGCCTGCAAAACTTGGAATAAATCAATCATGGAACTGCAATTTTTAACgcttttttgtacttttttgtacTGCGTAAACCACAAACCAGCGTGCACCATGTGATTATTTGAGTTATATTCAATGACAGTTTTGTGCTACTTTAATTATTGAAGtagcattctgctacttttgattttttagttagccttttgtttcttttagtcttTCCTACTTTTAGGAacctttttgatacttttagagTTTAGCactcattttgctacttttaacttttagcaaaCCCCTTGTCGCTTTTAGTtattcttttgctgcttttagctttttttagtttttagcttgtgttctctttcttttaccatttagctaatgttttgtttcttttagctttaatggttcagtttttctttaacaaatttcagctttttggTGCAGAATTAACCATTTACAACCCATTATTAGGATTTTGATTCTTGTTGTTTCAGATGCTAAAGATTAGTTACAACAAGCTGAAGGAGATCAGCCGGCAAACACTCCACGGTCTGTGGTCTTTGATCCGCTTGTACCTGGATCACAACCATTTAAAGTTTATCCATCCCGACACCTTCCAAGGACTTACCTCCCTACGGATCCTGCAACTGGAGGGCAACCAGCTTCAACAGCTGCATCCATCCACATTCACCACCTTCGCTGTGCTGGCTCACTTCCACATCTCCACCCTGCGGAACCTTCACTTGTCAGATAACAGGCTCGAGTCATTGCCCCCTCGGCTGGTGGAGACCATGCCACAGCTGGAGAATCTGTATCTCCATGGTAATCCCTGGAGCTGTGACTGCAACATGAGGTGGCTGCAAGACTGGAAGAAAACTTCACCAGGTTAGATTTTTATGTTCACTCTGACTTTATTGTCCATTATCAAAGGTGAAAGAAGATCATGCATGTTTGCTGttctgtcagttagcaaaatattccatgaaccacTAAGCAGatttaattgacattttttcACAAAGTACTCATTGAATGTGCaactacaactcattaacattgggagtaaacccaattcaagatggccaccacaccatAGCAACcacagcaaacactaaaatggctataactccgacagttttacagatactgatgtTAAAActagtgtgatagtagctgagtgtTACTACATATTGCTTCACATTTTTGCTTAGAATTTTGGCATTAAATTGtagagtcaactttgtttgtctgtttgtcatgaaccactggacaggttttggtaaaacctgcagaaaataaatattgactGTACATCTATATatcattaacatttaaagtcaacccTATTAAAAACAGTCAATTCAGCCAGTCGACCCTAGtcaccacaaaaatggctgtaacttgtttagtttttcagataatgagctaaggtttgatgtggtagtagctgagcgttatcctcaacacatgttCTGAACCCTAACACATCGTATGAGATTGCCCATCAAGTAATTTACAAGGTCCAACTAAAATGCCCAtgacttcatcatttctcagtataagatgatcttagtcgaaaactctggcattaacgtatgctggtgtagattctcagtcattaaggacatggtaaatccaaaaaaaggttaaaaaacaaaaacaaatggacttctattctgtatcTGAAGATGTTTAGCTTCtgatctgaggagctttctcaatttaaaaaaaaaggatgtggagttcaagcttttaaagctagattcacatgcagataaCACTCACATTTGCCTGGGCTATTTGTGAGCCAGCCAAAAAAAAGACTCTAGCAAGCCTCTATagtgaggagagtgagtgtaatctactcgaatgagaagcaaaacatcttcagctacagaacagaagtccagttgtttttgttttttaaccatttttggatttggcattaaaagcagcagcttagtcattttattattttattgtttggttttaagattggtaaacagtcattttttttctttagaaagtAAATCTCACAGCAGTGTTCCTGTCTTTTGTTCTAGGggttttgaaatgtaaaaacgaCATGTCCCTTCCAGGTGGCAGACTGTGTGCTAGATGCTCATCTCCCAGACACCTAAGTGGAACAGAGCTTCATGCTGTGGAGCACCTGGTCTGCCACATTCCTGTTATCAGCTCTCCTAATAGAACTACCCAACAAAAAGTCATGAAGAGCAAGATGTTGGACATAAAGGACTTCAAGGAACCATTGGGCAATGTGTCCCTGGACCTGTCTGATGCACATGGTAATAAGGTTAACCTGGAGTGCAGTGTTGGCGAGTCTAAAGGACCTTTTAAGATCAACTGGGAGCAAGTTAATCAGCACCAGCTGATCACCAACATCACCTTCTCAGTGGATCTGGAATGTCCTGTTGACAGAGCAAAATACGAGCAACTGTGGAGACTGATTGCATATTACAGCAGCGTGCCAGCCCACTTAAAACGAAAGGTCATTCTGAGCAAAACTCCTCATCCAACCTATACATACAAACAGGACTCCATGCAAGATGCCCTGTACTACACAGGTGTTGAAATCAAGATGATGGCCTGGCCTGTGTGGTTGATGCAGCCATCTGTAGACCTCCAGCTCAACCGGCCTCAGTCATCAGCCAAGATTATGCGATTAATTCTGAGTACAAACCTCTCAACGACAGTGGAAAATGAATCAGAGTGGAGACAGAAGAGGACATGGGTCATGATTGAATCAACAAACAGGACTAGTAAAGTTTTGAGTGCTATACAGGGAGGTTCAAGTGAAATGTACTGTAATGTGCACAGTTCTGACCAGCCAATAGTCCAGTGGATGCTGCCGGATGGCTCCAAAGTGGATACACTACAGCGCAATGTAGACCATAGAATTATGTCCAAGAATGGAAGTCTGACAATTAAAACCATCAACCATAAAGATATGGGAATTTACTACTGCATTTCCCAGGTTCATGGGGACTTTGCTGTCCTACCTTTTTATCTGACCGTACAGGAATCATCTAGTCCTTCTCCAGGGGAGGAGACATCTATTACACCTATTGAGGAGTACCCAGGGAACCCCCTTTCTCTAGACTGTACTGCATCTGGTTCTCCTGATGCTGAAATTTACTGGATTCTACCAAGCAACAATATAGTTAGTTTTCATGCTAACTCAtctaaatgtttagtttattccAATGGGACTCTTCATATCCCAAAGATTCAGATATTAGACAGTGGTTATTACAAATGTGTTGCCATTAATGCGCACGGTGCGGATACACTGGTTAAAAAGATTACTGTAGCGAGGCACAAAGGTCTAATACAGCCTTTATGGATGTTTCCAACAGGACCTCAATCCGCCTCAGGAGTTAACACCCAAATTAAAGTCCCCACAGGGATTAGAGAAGAGGAGGCATCAGGGGATTTTGAGAAGACTCAAGATGAGGCTCCAAAAGGGCACTTAGATCTTATTAGGAGGATTCCAGGGGGAGTGGCCCCAGGCCGGAGGGTTATCCACCCATCCAGGAAAATGTGGCGGAGACCTCCTGTGCTTCGAAAACCATTAGAACCTAATTCCGAAGATGCGAAAATTAAAGTTGGGACCAGGAGGAGGGTTAATATCACCAAGGGTAAAATAGACCCAAAAAAATGGGCCGATATTTTGCAAAAGATTAGGGGCAGGAACATTCAGAAATCAGTGACAATGAACCCGGTTCAGTATACAACAGAGATTAAAGCAATGGAACAAACAAAATCACTGAAAACTCCAAAAGAATCGTCAAATAGCATTATTGAACAAGAAAGATGGAGCCAGGATCCATCCAGGACACAAGGTCAAGGTATTTATGTGACACCTGAAAGCTACACTGTACAAAGTCTAGATGATATAACTTCAAatagacaaaacacaaacaatttacatacaacaataaaaccagagCTCACACAGAGTGCACAGAGGGAGTTAAACCACCACACAAGTTCAAACGATGTATTTTTTCTCCCCGAGACCACATCTGTTCTCTTACATGCTATCACGCTCCGGCAGGTGAAAAGAAATTCTCTAATCAGCAGCAAATTTTCTCTACAAGAGAACTGTAGCATAAATACAGACGTTGATAAAGACAAAACAGCTGACTGGTCCAAAGCATTGGAGAGAAGTGTGAATAGGGTTAATCCTAGAAATGACAGAGAACACTTCTTTGGTGAAAGTCAAACCATTTCTTCAGTCAACCTTCAGTCAGCCTCAGATTTAAGTGAAATATCAACCATATCACAATTTCATCTTCAGCCAATGGATACAACAATCAACTATTTGAAATCTGAAGCTATTTTAACAACAGCATCTCCAAGTAATTCACCTGTTCCTAATTCTATGGAAAAGGTGGGGTCTGAAAGACAGCCAGCTCCAAGTATCCGACAACCCAACTCCCAGAGAAGAAACGGGGGTCGGAAGAGAAAGGCAAACAGACggaaacacaagctaaaaacaCCTGCCCAGTTGATTACCACCACACCTGTGAACACTCCTCTATCAGTGGTCAAGACCTCTGTTTccacagaggaaaaaacagaacaattaaaGGTTACAGTCGGTTCCATTGTTCCATTCACAGAGAGCCAAGTAGCATCATTTGGCAGACCGAGTCATAAAGAAAGCACAGTTTCTAGGAGTTACCATGAAACAAGCATTGAACCATCTTCATTACCAGGTTCTCTCTTTGAAACAAAAGATACCCACCTCCCCATAACCAAACCATTGTTCCAAAGCACATCAGCCACACCTATATTTCCAACTGCTTCCCTAGGTGTGGATCATGGAAGCACTACTTCTCACACCACCTTGGATATCTTGGAAAATGCATCTCCTCCAGAGatttctgaaaatgtcacattaatCACTCAGCCAAAGGTTAAAAACAGCCCTCTTCAACTAGATAAACCTTCAGAAGACACACAAAAATCAAGCGTTGCAGCAGAAATGGAACCTACGCTGTATTATGACTCTTCAGTCGGGAGTTTTCAAACTATGACACATTTGCCAACAGATATCAAGAACAACCCATCAGCCAATCAACGCAGCCTTACTCAAAAGGGTGGAAAGAGGCTTTGGGAAGAGACAAGAATGGGTTCTTCATTACTTCCTCCCCCTTTAACCTCAGCTGCTTCTCTCATTGAACTTGGAACTAGAACAACCTCTGAGGACACAtccagtagattaaataaaacaccaagCATGATTTCTGAGCAAGATTTAGTAATAGAAAAGGTTACTGCATTGACATCTACAGTACCTACAAATTTATATCAAAATGAAATCATAGAATTTGAGTTGAAGGACAATCAAAGTCTTAAGAAAGCTCAAACAcgtggaataaaaaaacaacaccatcCTCCACTGCCTCGTCTACATGTAACAACTCCCAAAGTTATGCTACATGgcacaaaatcaaaaatatcTTCCACAGAAGCAAATACAACCCTTTCACTACGAGTCACCACTCAACGTCCTGAGATTTTAGTCAACCAAAGTCAAGACCAACAAATAAATCTCATCACTGCCACATTGCCAACAATTAGCTTCCGTCCTATAATACCATCACCAAGTCAGAAACTAGCTGTCATAAACCCAACCTCTGCAGACGTAAATCTACAGGGCACCCAGACCTCTATCAAAATATCTACTGTGCTCCAATCAACACCATCCACAGAGACACTGTTAGCAGTAACTAAAGATATTTCCACAGAACACCGGCTAGCTAAACCAGAATCTATGCCAAGAAGGAAGCCAAAGACAACAAAGAATAATTTCCAGACTATCACTGTGAAAGCTGGAACAGATGCTCAGCTTCCCTGTGAGGTTGAGGGACAGCCAAAGCCCTTCCTGTGTTGGACTAAAGTTGCAACTGGTATGTATGACTCAGCCTAATAACTCAGCTTTTTTGTAATTGTGACAGCCACAGAACttctttttacacacacaaaaaaattctTATGGGAATAGGAATAATTAAATAGAAGTATTACATCCATGTAAACAGATGACATTTTAGAAGAAGCAAATGCAGACCAGTGAACAGCTGCATTTCATATGTAGAGCAACTGTCACACTGGATCAATGCCGTTACAATTAAAAGCCTTGGATtactggaaggaatgcatatcgcccaccacctgtcattgccagagttttaaactgagaaataatTCAGCCATACCAGCgaaattcagtctgtttttttccagtttaggAAACTAAAGGACCTGTCTAATATAGCTTGTATATGGAAGTAGAGCTACAAACTTCCAGTTTAgcagttttaaagctgcagcataCTCCATAATAAGTCAAAAAGTCAGTTTGCGGTCGTGTGGTTGTGAGACTTTTgttttcgcacacacctttcatattCCATAAGACACTTGGATCAGAACTCTTAGGAAACTTCTCccttctcctgcagctttaaaacgggtttcttcccacCGGCTTCTCAATTCTCCTGTCCTTGCACAGATGGTTGCTTCCCTTACCatgaccagacgtgtttattaaaccaactGAAACtatttggcatttgcaaatttgacagtGCACAAAGGGATTGTGTCCCAACACTGACTGGCCACTTCCTcttggccaccacagccatctGTGTCTCTGCGCAGACTTTTAAGTTCATacgtttataagttttgctggagcagttgtaaagatggctgtattttctaacagcctcggccagctgcttctcagcggagcagtagaagcaaattAACTCCATTAAATCTCACGGCACTTCCACaaaaacacgcccacaacaacttctgaccgaTCACAAAAtacttggcgcaaacccctgTGCAATGGGGCAAACCTTGTATTACGAAGGGGGAACAAAGCTGCTACGTGAACAAAAATTATGCAATTTTCATCATGCaaccacgtgaatgagagctgactttgtgacttctcatggagtatggaaAGGTTTTAAATCTCCTGCCCAGCAGAGTTGTTAAAGCTATGAAATCCTTTGAAGCAGGAGAGAGATCAAGTGAATTAGGCTGTACTCAGAACAAGGAAGTTAAAGCTTTAGGAGTGATATCCTCACCAGTTACATTagacagcattaaaaaaaatcagactagAACCTCTGTGTAGAGGAACAGCACCAAAACATGTGTGAGTAATTTTCTGTGGCCTGTTGGCAAGGTTCACACAGAGGGGACACTGTGTCAAATATTTCTGCAAGCCTGGCTTTAGTATAGTGAGCTCAATGTAGGATCTGCCATTGCATGAAACTGTGCTTAGCACAGATTGAAGATCTGTGCACCCTCTTTAAAACCTCCCATCAAACAGCCTCTGAAATCAACAGTCCCAAGCCTGTCTCCCATAcagttttaaagagtttgaaaggttaaaaatgtttaaatgtatagAAGAGATTGCCTCTCTCAGCGAGAGGAGAGATTTCAGAAACATTTGGAAGAGCCAGGAATTGTTGGGAGATTCTATGGTCATAACACTGAGCTTGAAGGtatctaaaaaaaagtattttagagAGAGAGAATTTAATTGGTAGctattgaaacaaagaaaagctagAATCAACATAtacattttctagttttttatACCTACTCTAGGCCATATAGAGAAAATGTTATCCAGTAACAATGGAGGAAAATATTACTTCCTGCTGGTGGCGCTACAACAGAAAGTGTTTGCAGGCCAAAATAGCATCTATATTGAATCCAGAATTTAAGACAGATGGCTACCATCACATTCTTGATGTAACTAGAAATGGGAGAGTGAAGAGGTGAGAATAGTAAG is a genomic window containing:
- the mxra5a gene encoding matrix-remodeling-associated protein 5, whose product is MEHAPSLCILVLIFLPPVTSDFCPRPCSCPQPKVLHCTFRSLFTIPAAVPKHTERINLGFNSINQIGDRSLFGLRKLEQLMLHGNNIYNLPDGVFRDLASLQMLKISYNKLKEISRQTLHGLWSLIRLYLDHNHLKFIHPDTFQGLTSLRILQLEGNQLQQLHPSTFTTFAVLAHFHISTLRNLHLSDNRLESLPPRLVETMPQLENLYLHGNPWSCDCNMRWLQDWKKTSPGVLKCKNDMSLPGGRLCARCSSPRHLSGTELHAVEHLVCHIPVISSPNRTTQQKVMKSKMLDIKDFKEPLGNVSLDLSDAHGNKVNLECSVGESKGPFKINWEQVNQHQLITNITFSVDLECPVDRAKYEQLWRLIAYYSSVPAHLKRKVILSKTPHPTYTYKQDSMQDALYYTGVEIKMMAWPVWLMQPSVDLQLNRPQSSAKIMRLILSTNLSTTVENESEWRQKRTWVMIESTNRTSKVLSAIQGGSSEMYCNVHSSDQPIVQWMLPDGSKVDTLQRNVDHRIMSKNGSLTIKTINHKDMGIYYCISQVHGDFAVLPFYLTVQESSSPSPGEETSITPIEEYPGNPLSLDCTASGSPDAEIYWILPSNNIVSFHANSSKCLVYSNGTLHIPKIQILDSGYYKCVAINAHGADTLVKKITVARHKGLIQPLWMFPTGPQSASGVNTQIKVPTGIREEEASGDFEKTQDEAPKGHLDLIRRIPGGVAPGRRVIHPSRKMWRRPPVLRKPLEPNSEDAKIKVGTRRRVNITKGKIDPKKWADILQKIRGRNIQKSVTMNPVQYTTEIKAMEQTKSLKTPKESSNSIIEQERWSQDPSRTQGQGIYVTPESYTVQSLDDITSNRQNTNNLHTTIKPELTQSAQRELNHHTSSNDVFFLPETTSVLLHAITLRQVKRNSLISSKFSLQENCSINTDVDKDKTADWSKALERSVNRVNPRNDREHFFGESQTISSVNLQSASDLSEISTISQFHLQPMDTTINYLKSEAILTTASPSNSPVPNSMEKVGSERQPAPSIRQPNSQRRNGGRKRKANRRKHKLKTPAQLITTTPVNTPLSVVKTSVSTEEKTEQLKVTVGSIVPFTESQVASFGRPSHKESTVSRSYHETSIEPSSLPGSLFETKDTHLPITKPLFQSTSATPIFPTASLGVDHGSTTSHTTLDILENASPPEISENVTLITQPKVKNSPLQLDKPSEDTQKSSVAAEMEPTLYYDSSVGSFQTMTHLPTDIKNNPSANQRSLTQKGGKRLWEETRMGSSLLPPPLTSAASLIELGTRTTSEDTSSRLNKTPSMISEQDLVIEKVTALTSTVPTNLYQNEIIEFELKDNQSLKKAQTRGIKKQHHPPLPRLHVTTPKVMLHGTKSKISSTEANTTLSLRVTTQRPEILVNQSQDQQINLITATLPTISFRPIIPSPSQKLAVINPTSADVNLQGTQTSIKISTVLQSTPSTETLLAVTKDISTEHRLAKPESMPRRKPKTTKNNFQTITVKAGTDAQLPCEVEGQPKPFLCWTKVATALPPKIQQTQHENVTLPEGGTIYMNCTATGTPQPVIHWVTPDGIQLSTSQPVSGQNLIIFPNGTLHIRRLGLRNSGSYECSVRNTIASATRTVTLNVRKDQVSAKVTISSFSPQRTNVIYGSTLLLNCVATGHPKPRILWKTPSKKLVDAQYSFDPRIKVFLNGSITIYSVTEKDSGDYLCIARNKMGDDYVQLWVGVLTRPAKIDRKQQQLNQEVVYGEDLKVDCVASGIPNPEISWALPDGTMVNPVKQKEGTSAGRSRRYVVFDNGTLYLYHVGMPEEGEYTCYAENQLGKDEMKVRVRVKTAVFPPQIQDKDGNTIRVFPGQTVTLQCNAKGEPVPDITWMSPTNRLISPVLNKYQILNDGILIVQKAQHFDGGNYTCMARNSAGQDHKVTRLEVLVKPPVINYPGVAVRVIKTTAVQGQKKLVDCVAKGTPTSQIMWILPGNVLLHAPYNSSKMTVHQNGTLEIQSAKKTDSGQLVCVARNDGGEVRLVVNLDVKEVVERPQMRVRYNLSLRVGDTITLNCSFEGLKLPRLTWILPNGTPLNIGARYLRFFHQENGSLIISNPTVAEAGMYRCLGYNSAGLVERTIILSLERKPEIQNKYISPVSIMNGETLFLHCQTTGEVLRLTWTLPSGVVLNRLQGAGRNAVMSNGTLSIRQVSIYDRGLYVCRAANEYGSSLLSVSVTMIEHPPQITSSPPSVTYAKRGVAIQLNCVATGVPKVEVAWETPNKTRLAVSTQPRLFGNKYVHPQGSLIIQNPTQRDSGIYRCTAKNALGMDSKATFLNVF